Proteins encoded together in one Ipomoea triloba cultivar NCNSP0323 chromosome 4, ASM357664v1 window:
- the LOC116016969 gene encoding uncharacterized protein LOC116016969, producing the protein MIEMKKMDMKRLCLVLALLLLFLQASIAQSQGKGNGNGNNGNNNGNGNNGNNNGNHNNGNNNGNDNNGNGNGNDNNGNNNGNDNNGNVNGNGNNGNDNGHGNNGNNNGNDNNGNGNGNGNNGNNNGNGNGKESNKDITHYKMLSKVPTTGQERAFCKAKGACYYKTLTCPAECPERKPKKNKKKKGCFINCGSKCEAVCKWRKPKCSGYGSLCYDPRFVGGDGVMFYFHGAKGADFAIVSDENLHINAHFIGTRPQGRTRDFTWVQALAVMFDSHTLVLAAKRVSKWDDSVDSLMVKWDGETVNVPTDGEAEWRINTGERSVVVERTDDVNTVKLTVSGLLELAAKVVPIGEQENRSHNYQIPADNAFAHLETQFKFLALSDSVEGVLGKTYQPGYESPVKRGVAMPMMGGEDKYQTPSLYSPLCKHCRFQRPSGISTM; encoded by the exons ATGATTGAAATGAAGAAGATGGATATGAAAAGGTTGTGCCTTGTATTGGCTCTCCTGCTTCTCTTCTTGCAAGCTAGCATAGCCCAGTCTCAAGGCAAAGGCAATGGGAATGGCAATAATGGCAACAACAATGGGAATGGCAATAATGGCAACAACAATGGGAATCACAACAATGGCAACAACAACGGGAATGACAACAATGGGAACGGGAATGGAAATGACAATAATGGCAACAACAACGGGAATGACAACAATGGGAATGTGAATGGAAATGGCAATAATGGCAACGACAATGGGCATGGCAATAATGGCAACAACAACGGGAATGACAAcaatgggaatgggaatggaAATGGCAATAATGGCAACAACAACGGGAATGGCAATGGCAAGGAGAGCAATAAAGATATCACACACTACAAAATGTTGTCAAAAGTACCAACAACGGGGCAAGAACGCGCCTTCTGCAAAGCCAAGGGAGCTTGTTACTACAAGACACTCACCTGCCCTGCTGAGTGCCCTGAGAGGAAGCccaagaagaacaagaagaagaaggggtGCTTTATCAACTGTGGTAGCAAGTGTGAAGCTGTCTGCAAAT GGAGAAAGCCCAAGTGCAGTGGCTATGGCTCTCTGTGCTATGACCCGCGCTTCGTGGGGGGCGATGGAGTCATGTTCTACTTCCATGGAGCAAAAGGGGCAGACTTTGCAATAGTCTCAGATGAAAACCTGCACATCAATGCACACTTCATAGGGACAAGACCACAAGGGAGGACTCGCGATTTTACCTGGGTTCAAGCTCTTGCTGTCATGTTTGATTCCCACACTCTAGTCCTTGCAGCAAAGAGAGTCTCAAAATGGGATGACAGTGTGGATTCCCTCATGGTGAAGTGGGATGGGGAGACTGTAAATGTCCCCACAGATGGGGAAGCTGAGTGGAGAATTAACACAGGAGAAAGATCAGTGGTGGTTGAGAGAACAGATGATGTTAACACAGTGAAACTCACAGTCTCTGGGCTCCTAGAATTGGCTGCTAAGGTTGTCCCCATAGGAGAACAAGAAAACAGGTCTCACAACTACCAGATACCTGCAGATAATGCTTTTGCTCACCTGGAAACACAGTTCAAGTTCCTCGCTCTCTCGGATTCTGTGGAAGGAGTTCTGGGCAAGACTTACCAGCCAGGATACGAGAGCCCGGTGAAGAGAGGCGTGGCTATGCCTATGATGGGCGGGGAAGACAAATACCAAACCCCATCACTCTACTCACCTCTCTGCAAGCATTGCAGGTTCCAGAGACCTTCTGGGATTAGCacaatgtaa
- the LOC116016968 gene encoding uncharacterized protein LOC116016968, whose product MNLKDLKLQILRSFMRRLLLKIFMFWAALIAISFLQIATELRKPELFGLNPYFNFTLLPNPIYIPLFGMSVASRIENKNLTKNVFMEVIGNGFLDSNAKALCVGEGADAAVLALQELGFSDVFGINVHPSFSLLRKKFVYEIEFEDNCFDFVFSRALDRVSVPALLVLEMERVLSPGGTGAMLVGASNFYSAANLVRLATPVSSFLKSSDVVHVCNVGSLTLVLFKKRIEGAVSFEQFRLPDHCPALVNNKAIMCHIEPLANKKSARFRPKISYLPGFMNISSRNRLVYLNVGAGEFVETTVKTVLKPHYPISHLDVFVVDHNVSALTSYVKTPGVTFVYHPTLSGKEVSLPSDDEEFVGAPMDEEKGFDFAQWFGETVSEGDFVVLMMNAGEAELQILRDLFKTGLICRVDELFLRCSDTAGQGDCTSLLRSLRNSGVFAHRWWGD is encoded by the coding sequence atgaaTTTGAAGGACTTGAAATTGCAAATTCTTCGTTCGTTCATGAGGCGCTTGCTCCTCAAAATATTCATGTTTTGGGCTGCTCTGATTGCCATTTCGTTTCTTCAAATTGCCACTGAGCTTCGAAAGCCTGAGCTCTTTGGGTTGAATCCTTATTTCAATTTCACCCTGCTTCCCAATCCCATATACATTCCTCTGTTTGGGATGTCTGTTGCTTCGCGCATTGAGAACAAAAATTTGACAAAGAATGTGTTTATGGAGGTGATTGGGAATGGTTTCTTGGATTCAAATGCTAAGGCGTTGTGCGTTGGGGAAGGCGCTGATGCAGCCGTGTTGGCATTGCAGGAATTAGGATTCTCTGATGTTTTTGGCATCAATGTACACCCATCTTTCTCCCTTTTGAGGAAGAAATTTGTGTATGAGATAGAGTTTGAGGATAATTGTTTCGATTTTGTGTTCTCTAGAGCTCTTGATAGGGTTTCTGTGCCAGCTCTTCTTGTGCTGGAGATGGAGCGCGTTCTAAGTCCAGGAGGCACCGGTGCTATGCTTGTTGGTGCCAGCAATTTCTACTCGGCTGCTAACTTGGTTAGGTTAGCCACTCCTGTTTCGTCGTTCTTGAAGAGCTCTGATGTTGTGCATGTATGCAATGTTGGCTCCCTTACTCTTGTGTTGTTCAAAAAACGAATCGAAGGTGCTGTGTCCTTTGAGCAGTTTCGGCTTCCTGATCATTGCCCTGCACTTGTGAACAACAAAGCCATCATGTGCCACATTGAACCTCTTGCCAACAAAAAGAGTGCACGATTTAGACCAAAAATCTCTTACCTGCCCGGTTTCATGAATATCTCATCAAGAAACAGACTAGTCTACTTGAATGTTGGTGCGGGGGAATTTGTGGAAACCACTGTTAAAACAGTGCTAAAGCCTCATTACCCTATTTCCCACTTGGATGTTTTCGTCGTTGATCACAATGTCTCTGCCCTCACTTCGTATGTAAAGACTCCCGGTGTCACATTTGTTTATCATCCAACACTGTCAGGAAAGGAGGTTTCTTTGCCCAGTGATGATGAGGAATTTGTTGGTGCGCCAATGGATGAAGAAAAAGGGTTTGATTTTGCTCAGTGGTTCGGAGAAACTGTAAGCGAGGGAGACTTCGTTGTCCTCATGATGAATGCTGGAGAAGCAGAGCTGCAGATTCTTCGCGACTTGTTCAAAACTGGATTGATCTGTCGTGTTGATGAACTCTTCCTTCGCTGCTCAGACACTGCAGGGCAGGGAGACTGCACCAGCCTACTAAGGAGCCTCAGAAACAGCGGCGTCTTTGCTCATCGCTGGTGGGGAGATTAG